Proteins co-encoded in one Papaver somniferum cultivar HN1 chromosome 5, ASM357369v1, whole genome shotgun sequence genomic window:
- the LOC113280327 gene encoding uncharacterized protein LOC113280327: MSSDENKKWMKCDRKSGEYIQGVRSFIQFAKNNGGGRVLFSCPCRNCMNGKGSVSLSEISLHLLKYGICLTYTTWRHHGESSVEARSRHRDNTTAGMDGNVIVGVDVDGDVTSAMDMDVNVTGGVDVDENVTAGVDVDENVTTNLDVDENVGTKGCCKKKLSAAERARVSLYPSCPKGKSALYVAIMVNNIKTQYAISDNGMTAMLELIKELLPEENILPSKFPDVKKIIQELGMDYVTYDACMNDCILYWKDKSSLLKCPVCQEPRYVRVFNDERKLTQVAQKTLRHFPIIARLQRFYSIPWIAKAMLWHFRAQKDINVMRHPVDSSAWRCADSFCP, translated from the coding sequence ATGTCATCTGATGAGAACAAGAAATGGATGAAGTGTGACCGTAAGTCTGGTGAATACATACAAGGTGTGAGGTCATTTATACAGTTTGCCAAGAATAATGGTGGTGGGAGGGTTTTATTTTCATGTCCTTGTCGAAATTGTATGAATGGTAAAGGTTCAGTTTCACTTAGTGAGATATCATTGCATTTGCTCAAATATGGTATTTGTTTGACGTATACAACATGGCGTCATCATGGTGAAAGTTCAGTAGAAGCACGGTCAAGACATAGGGATAACACTACAGCAGGTATGGATGGGAATGTTATAGTAGGTGTGGATGTGGATGGGGATGTTACATCTGCTATGGATATGGATGTGAATGTCACAGGAGGAGTTGATGTGGATGAGAATGTTACAGCAGGTGTGGATGTGGATGAGAATGTTACAACAAATTTGGATGTGGATGAGAATGTTGGGACCAAGGGGTGTTGTAAGAAAAAGTTATCAGCGGCCGAGCGAGCAAGAGTATCATTGTATCCTTCGTGTCCTAAAGGAAAGTCGGCGTTGTACGTAGCGATAATGGTGAACAACATAAAGACTCAGTATGCGATTTCAGATAATGGTATGACTGCAATGTTAGAATTGATAAAAGAGTTGCTTCCCGAAGAAAACATCCTGCCAAGTAAGTTTCCAGATGTCAAGAAGATAATTCAAGAGTTGGGGATGGATTATGTAACCTACGATGCTTGCATGAATGATTGTATACTCTATTGGAAGGATAAGAGTTCATTGCTGAAGTGCCCTGTATGTCAAGAACCGCGGTATGTAAGAGTTTTCAATGATGAGAGAAAACTTACTCAAGTTGCGCAGAAGACGTTGAGACACTTTCCAATAATTGCAAGGCTGCAAAGATTTTATAGTATACCATGGATAGCAAAGGCGATGCTTTGGCATTTTAGAGCACAGAAAGATATCAATGTAATGCGTCATCCCGTTGATTCTTCAGCTTGGCGTTGTGCGGATAGTTTTTGTCCATAG
- the LOC113280328 gene encoding uncharacterized protein LOC113280328 has product MCMKREFSMLCLLISGPRAPGKDIDVYLQTFIEELKELWNDGVMTFDSFTGSEFLMRARLLRAIHDFRALGTLSGCVNHGYFACPSCGEETDAEWLPYNKKLCYMGHRRWLPTKHKFRDDKTNFSGGVDHGKAPWPLTGFQVQEMVANLKSKQGKGKPPSKKRKRGTERYADEEISDHSLFSQRSILYDLPYWRANTVRHCTDVMHTEKNITEHIVNTVLGNSKSKDVLNARKDMEAMGIKKRLWLKEDDNTGKTTMEDGSFALTKDEKVAFCTVLKNLRVPSNFCSNLRNNVGINPPELKNLKSHDYHVMMQSLFPLLVHTATSFPKDLRVALLRISLFFNILCAKVINREHLLQDKASLVEGYEALICGPVRFRWMYPFERLMKGFKGLVRNKRYIEGCIARGYSLREASLFFMDGMSDDGDGTHKHTRRAFLDDDYEFADEMPLSTGKSMTLTQYARVMLFVCSLKKYDSYVSCNTSNGQQTSKSFHLIEAKETDSTLWRLVQGPLFKARSYRKYQVNGFTFSTLGCEAKNISQNSGVSMKAFTRLKVKSAEEAEITYYGVIKEIIVLNYMEFEETVFCCDWVSVGDKNACKVDAVSKVIKVNLSKMKNKVRVSDEPFILASEATQVFYSKDLTDEGWSVVLHSHQGLTCSVDKFEVPTAYQSVLTDNENFKKLLSIGSI; this is encoded by the exons ATGTGTATGAAGAGGGAGTTTTCTATGTTATGTTTGTTGATATCAGGCCCGAGAGCACCAGGTAAAGATATCGATGTTTACTTACAAACATttattgaagagttgaaagagttATGGAATGATGGTGTTATGACTTTCGACAGCTTCACCGGTTCTGAATTTCTGATGAGAGCTAGGTTGTTAAGGGCAATTCATGATTTTCGAGCATTAGGGACTCTTTCTGGATGTGTAAATCATGGGTATTTTGCTTGTCCAAGTTGTGGAGAAGAAACAGATGCTGAGTGGCTGCCATATAATAAGAAGTTGTGTTATATGGGACATCGAAGATGGCTGCCAACGAAACACAAGTTTAGAGATGATAAAACAAACTTCAGTGGAGGAGTTGATCATGGTAAAGCTCCATGGCCACTAACAGGATTTCAAGTTCAAGAGATGGTAGCTAATTTGAAAAGCAAACAGGGTAAAggaaaaccaccatcaaagaaacgtaaaagaggGACTGAAAGGTATGCTGATGAAGAAATTTCCGATCACTCTTTATTTTCTCAAAGGTCTATTCTTTATGATTTGCCGTATTGGAGAGCGAACACAGTTCGTCACTGTACAGATGTGATGCATACCGAGAAGAATATAACTGAGCACATTGTTAATACTGTATTGGGAAATAGCAAGTCAAAAGATGTTCTTAATGCACGTAAAGATATGGAAGCTATGGGGATTAAAAAGCGGTTATGGTtgaaagaggatgacaacacgggCAAGACAACAATGGAAGATGGGTCTTTTGCCTTAACAAAGGATGAAAAAGTTGCTTTCTGTACAGTTTTGAAGAATTTAAGGGTGCCTTCAAATTTCTGTTCCAATCTTCGCAACAACGTTGGTATAAATCCACCGGAGTTGAAGAAtttaaagtctcatgattacCATGTTATGATGCAGTCTTTGTTTCCACTGCTTGTTCATACTGCAACTTCATTTCCTAAAGATCTGCGAGTTGCTCTTCTCCGGATTAGTTTATTTTTCAATATCTTATGTGCGAAGGTTATTAACAGAGAGCATCTTTTACAAGATAAAGCTAGTTTGGTGGAGGGAT ATGAAGCTTTAATCTGCGGTCCGGTCAGATTTAGGTGGATGTACCCCTTTGAGAG GTTAATGAAAGGATTTAAAGGGTTAGTGCGCAATAAAAGGTACATTGAGGGATGCATTGCGAGAGGGTATTCGTTGCGAGAAGCTAGCTTATTTTTTATGGATGGCATGTCAGATGATGGTGATGGTACTCATAAACATACTCGACGGGCTTTTTTAGATGATGACTATGAGTTTGCAGATGAGATGCCTCTaagtactggaaagagtatgACTTTAACTCAA TATGCTAGAGTTATGCTATTTGTTTGTTCTTTGAA GAAGTATGATTCCTATGTTAGTTGCAACACGTCTAATGGTCAGCAGACCTCAAAGAGTTTTCAT TTGATAGAAGCCAAAGAGACTGATTCAACACTTTGGAGACTCGTGCAAGGACCCCTCTTCAAGGCACGATCCTACAGGAAATACCAAGTCAATGGCTTTACTTTTAGCACACTAGGTTGTGAGGCGAAGAATATATCGCAAAACAGTGGCGTATCAATGAAAGCTTTTACAAGACTGAAAGTGAAGTCGGCCGAGGAAGCAGAAATAACTTATTACGGAGTTATTAAAGAGATTATCGTCTTGAATTACATGGAGTTTGAAGAAACTGTTTTCTGTTGTGATTGGGTTAGTGTTGGAGATAAGAATGCGTGTAAGGTTGATGCAGTTTCAAAGGTTATAAAGGTCAACTTATCCAAGATGAAAAACAAAGTTAGAGTGTCCGATGAGCCGTTTATCCTTGCATCTGAAGCGACTCAAGTGTTCTACTCGAAGGATCTTACAGATGAGGGATGGTCCGTGGTGTTGCACTCACATCAGGGGTTAACTTGTTCAGTAGATAAATTTGAAGTTCCTACAGCTTATCAATCAGTTCTTACTGACAATGAGAATTTCAAAAAGTTGCTTTCAATTGGTTCTATTTGA
- the LOC113283955 gene encoding serine carboxypeptidase-like 20, with amino-acid sequence MEKVLIFLVFLSLLSIIEGAPKDALITELPGFNGSFPSKHYSGYVTIDEKTGKNLFYYFVVSERKPSEDPVVLWLNGGPGCSSFDGFIYEHGPFNYQAAKTHGGLPQLHLNPYSWSKVSNILYLDSPSGVGMSYSDTESDYKTGDRRTAIDSHAFLLKWFELYPEFLLNPFYISGESYAGVYVPTLASEVVKGLDAGSKPVLNFKGYMVGNGVTDDAFDGNALVPFAHGMALISDNLFEAVTTACNGNYWNSTNSICSKLLEKVDQEVDGLNVYDILEPCYHSTEARANDHLRLPSSFKKLGETERPLAVRKRMFGRAWPFRAPVREGLVPTWPQILNGVGGNVPCTDDEVATSWLNNKAVKKAIHAKENLDWELCTGNIEYYHDLGSMIPYHRNLTARGYRAIIFSGDHDMCVPFTGSEAWTRSLGYKIVDEWRPWFFNDQVAGYTQGYDNNLTFLTVRGSGHTVPEYKPKEALAFFTRWLAGEKI; translated from the exons ATGGAGAAAGTTTTGATCTTTTTAGTGTTTCTGAGTTTGTTGTCAATAATTGAAGGAGCTCCTAAAGATGCTTTAATTACAGAACTTCCTGGTTTTAATGGGAGTTTCCCATCTAAACACTACTCTGG ATATGTGACTATTGATGAGAAAACTGGGAAGAATTTGTTCTATTACTTTGTGGTTTCAGAAAGAAAACCATCTGAAGATCCTGTTGTTCTTTGGCTTAATGGTGGACCTGGTTGTTCTAGTTTTGATGGATTCATTTACGAGCACG GTCCGTTCAATTATCAAGCTGCAAAGACTCATGGAGGTCTCCCACAGCTACACCTTAATCCATATAGCTGGTCTAAG GTTTCCAACATTCTCTATTTGGATTCTCCATCTGGTGTTGGAATGTCTTACTCCGATACCGAGAGCGACTATAAAACTGGTGACAGGAGGACCGCTATTGATTCACACGCATTTCTGCTCAAG TGGTTCGAGCTATATCCGGAATTCCTCTTGAACCCATTTTACATCAGCGGGGAGTCCTACGCTGGGGTGTATGTGCCTACTCTTGCTTCAGAAGTTGTTAAag GACTTGACGCCGGTTCAAAGCCTGTTCTCAACTTTAAG GGTTACATGGTGGGAAATGGTGTTACTGACGACGCATTTGATGGAAATGCTCTTGTGCCTTTTGCCCATGGAATGGCTCTTATCTCGGATAATCTGTTTGAG GCTGTTACTACTGCCTGTAATGGAAATTACTGGAATTCAACAAACAGCATATGTTCAAAATTGCTTGAGAAAGTCGATCAA GAAGTTGATGGTCTAAATGTCTATGACATTCTTGAGCCCTGCTATCACAGTACAGAAGCAAGAGCAAATGATCACCTAAGGTTACCATCTAGTTTCAAGAAATTAGGTGAAACTGAAAGACCTCTTGCTGTGAGAAAAAGGATGTTCGGTCGTGCTTGGCCTTTTAGAGCTCCAGTTAGAGAAGGACTTGTTCCAACTTGGCCACAAATCCTCAACGGTGTCGGTGGAAATGTTCCGTGCACT GATGATGAAGTTGCAACTTCATGGTTGAATAACAAAGCAGTAAAGAAAGCAATTCATGCCAAG GAAAACCTTGATTGGGAGTTATGCACGGGCAATATCGAGTATTATCACGACTTAGGAAGCATGATCCCGTATCACAGGAACCTTACTGCCCGTGGATATCGTGCAATTATATTCAG CGGTGATCATGATATGTGTGTCCCATTCACCGGGAGTGAAGCATGGACAAGATCTCTTGGATATAAAATCGTCGATGAATGGAGGCCTTGGTTTTTCAACGATCAAGTTGCTGG GTACACTCAAGGCTATGACAACAATCTAACATTTCTCACCGTGAGG GGATCCGGACATACTGTCCCTGAATACAAACCCAAGGAGGCTTTGGCATTTTTTACACGATGGTTGGCCGGAGAGAAAatttga
- the LOC113280329 gene encoding uncharacterized protein LOC113280329, whose protein sequence is MLYEKVSKYFFGQADIEYLGHIITAEGVKADPNKIACMKECPTPTNIKELRGFLGITGYYRKFVQGYGAINRPLTELLKKNSFLWSESATMAFEQLKTTMTNTPVLTLPEFSKQFTIETGGKKINTPPF, encoded by the coding sequence ATGTTATATGAAAAGGTATCCAAATATTTCTTTGGACAGGCAGATATAGAGTACCTTGGTCATATTATCACTGCAGAGGGAGTTAAGGCAGATCCAAACAAGATTGCATGCATGAAGGAATGTCCTACACCAACTAATATTAAGGAGCTAAGAGGGTTTCTTGGAATCACTGGTTATTACAGAAAGTTTGTACAAGGGTATGGAGCTATCAACAGACCACTCACTGAGCTTTtgaagaaaaattcctttttaTGGAGTGAGTCAGCCACAATGGCTTTTGAACAACTCAAAACAACCATGACTAACACACCAGTACTGACCTTGCCAGAATTTTCAAAGCAGTTTACTATTGAAACTGGTGGAAAAAAAATAAACACCCCTCCTTTTTAG